One stretch of Thermanaerosceptrum fracticalcis DNA includes these proteins:
- a CDS encoding GGDEF domain-containing protein, whose amino-acid sequence MEMDEKRFREEYLQEISQITLKYGTIFSGLVFPAVTIIMFIELLTYESISLVVCRVLFLIPMGVFLICTYSTFRHNLKMVIPLHALSLTGGMLMMTGLTVIKYKSEAFSPAYKIASLTGGLVTVIFLAFLFSAGARRYLIYIVSLPLIALLIVFSLDKELTWKEIAFFVNPVGAGLAAIVFSIIQEKFSYQEFKMKKLAEIRKIKLEEEIEERKHLEKKLQEKVARDDLTGVFNRRAALSFLEKHVEECRLNKEALTICYIDLDNLKKVNDIYGHAAGDKMIVNFTEILKKNTRDCDYVCRIGGDEFLIIFPSCTAGEAEKIIDRVRNVYNSKRIHDHIKMDFSYGFAEYSMLACNGIAEFIELADNNMYKHKLQKNIC is encoded by the coding sequence ATGGAAATGGATGAGAAAAGGTTTAGGGAAGAATATTTACAAGAAATTTCACAAATCACCCTAAAATATGGGACGATATTCTCTGGTTTGGTCTTTCCTGCAGTCACAATCATCATGTTCATTGAGCTATTGACCTATGAGTCAATAAGCCTCGTTGTCTGCCGTGTTCTTTTTCTCATCCCTATGGGTGTTTTCTTAATATGCACGTATTCCACTTTCAGACACAATTTAAAAATGGTCATTCCCCTTCATGCCCTTTCGTTAACAGGTGGTATGTTGATGATGACTGGCTTGACCGTCATCAAATATAAAAGTGAGGCCTTTTCTCCCGCCTATAAAATAGCCTCTCTTACGGGAGGTTTAGTGACAGTTATTTTTCTCGCTTTTTTATTTTCCGCAGGGGCCAGGCGTTACCTGATTTACATTGTTTCTCTGCCTTTGATCGCTTTGCTGATCGTGTTTTCTTTAGATAAAGAGCTAACCTGGAAGGAAATAGCCTTCTTTGTTAATCCGGTAGGAGCTGGCCTGGCCGCCATTGTGTTTTCCATCATACAGGAAAAATTCTCATATCAAGAATTTAAAATGAAGAAACTTGCCGAAATAAGAAAAATAAAACTGGAAGAAGAGATTGAGGAAAGGAAACACCTGGAGAAGAAACTCCAGGAAAAAGTCGCACGAGATGATCTTACCGGAGTTTTTAACAGAAGGGCAGCTTTATCCTTTTTAGAAAAACATGTAGAAGAGTGTCGTTTGAACAAAGAGGCTCTGACTATTTGTTACATTGATCTAGACAATCTTAAAAAAGTGAATGACATTTATGGTCATGCTGCCGGAGATAAGATGATTGTTAATTTCACTGAAATATTAAAGAAAAATACCAGGGACTGTGATTATGTATGTAGGATAGGTGGTGATGAGTTTCTGATCATCTTCCCCAGTTGCACGGCCGGTGAAGCCGAAAAAATCATTGACCGGGTGAGAAATGTTTATAACAGTAAAAGAATTCATGACCATATCAAGATGGATTTTAGTTATGGTTTTGCCGAATATAGTATGTTGGCTTGTAACGGGATAGCTGAATTTATAGAATTAGCGGACAATAATATGTATAAGCACAAATTGCAGAAGAATATCTGTTAG